A genomic region of Mycolicibacterium poriferae contains the following coding sequences:
- the katG gene encoding catalase/peroxidase HPI, with protein sequence MEGKHTVSSSDTSDAKPPFPEEATHSSGSESENPAIRSPEPKAHRPLTNQDWWPEQIDVTKLHAHSSKGNPLGEDFDYAGEFAKLDPDALKADVMSVITTSQDWWPADYGSYAGLFIRMSWHAAGTYRIYDGRGGGGQGMQRFAPLNSWPDNANLDKARRLLWPVKKKYGNKISWSDLLVFAGNVSLESAGFQTFGFGFGRPDFWEPEEVIFGEEEEWLGTDKRYEGSAQGARELEERYGATTMGLIYVNPEGPEGEPDPLKAAHDIRVTFGRMAMNDEETAALIVGGHTLGKTHGAGDGDLVGPEPEGAPVEQQGLGWKCAFASGKAADTITSGLEVVWTPTPTKWSNSYLELLYGYEWELTKSPGGAWQFEAKDAEAIIPGPFGGPPRKPTMLVTDVSMRVDPIYGEITRRWLDHPEELNEAFAKAWYKLLHRDMGPVSRYLGPWIPEPQLWQDPVPAVEGELIGESEIASLKAKVLDAGLSVPQLVKTAWASAASFRSTDKRGGANGARLRLEPQRNWEVNEPAELDKVLPVLEKIQQDFNGSSAKKVSLADLIVLAGSAAVEKAAKDAGFEIDVHFAPGRTDATQETTDVDSFAVLEPRADGFRNYVRPGEKAQLEELLLDRAYMLDVTAPELTVLIGGMRALGANHGGTKHGVFTDKPGVLTNDFFVNLLDMGTEWKVSETTENVYDGVDRATGTKKWTATVNDLVFGSHSILRALAEVYAQDDNQGKFVEDFVAAWVKVMNNDRFDLR encoded by the coding sequence ATGGAAGGGAAACACACTGTGTCATCATCTGATACCTCCGACGCCAAGCCGCCGTTCCCCGAGGAGGCGACGCACAGCAGCGGAAGCGAGAGCGAGAACCCGGCCATCCGTTCCCCGGAACCCAAGGCGCACCGCCCCCTGACCAACCAGGACTGGTGGCCGGAGCAGATCGACGTCACCAAGCTGCACGCCCACTCCAGCAAGGGCAATCCGCTGGGCGAGGATTTCGACTACGCCGGTGAGTTCGCCAAGCTCGATCCAGACGCCCTCAAGGCCGACGTGATGTCGGTGATCACCACGTCGCAGGACTGGTGGCCGGCCGACTACGGCAGCTACGCCGGTCTGTTCATCCGGATGAGCTGGCACGCCGCGGGCACCTACCGCATCTATGACGGCCGCGGCGGCGGCGGTCAGGGCATGCAGCGTTTCGCGCCGCTGAACAGCTGGCCGGACAACGCGAACCTGGACAAGGCGCGCCGGCTGCTGTGGCCGGTCAAGAAGAAGTACGGCAACAAGATCTCGTGGTCGGACCTGCTGGTGTTCGCCGGCAACGTCTCGCTGGAGTCCGCGGGCTTTCAGACCTTCGGATTCGGCTTCGGCCGGCCCGACTTCTGGGAGCCCGAGGAGGTCATCTTCGGTGAGGAAGAGGAGTGGCTGGGCACCGACAAGCGTTACGAGGGCTCAGCCCAGGGTGCTCGCGAGCTCGAGGAGCGTTACGGCGCCACCACGATGGGCTTGATCTACGTCAACCCCGAAGGCCCCGAAGGCGAGCCGGATCCGCTGAAAGCCGCTCACGACATCCGCGTCACGTTCGGCCGGATGGCGATGAACGACGAGGAGACCGCTGCGCTGATCGTCGGTGGGCACACACTCGGTAAGACGCACGGCGCCGGCGACGGCGACCTGGTCGGACCCGAACCCGAGGGCGCCCCGGTCGAGCAGCAGGGGCTCGGCTGGAAGTGCGCGTTCGCCTCCGGCAAGGCCGCCGACACCATCACCAGCGGCCTGGAGGTCGTGTGGACCCCGACGCCGACCAAGTGGAGCAACTCCTACCTGGAACTGCTCTATGGCTACGAGTGGGAGCTGACCAAGAGCCCCGGGGGCGCCTGGCAGTTCGAGGCCAAGGACGCCGAGGCGATCATCCCCGGTCCGTTCGGCGGCCCGCCCCGCAAGCCCACCATGCTCGTCACCGATGTCTCGATGCGCGTCGACCCGATCTACGGCGAGATCACCCGGCGGTGGCTCGACCATCCGGAGGAGCTCAACGAGGCCTTCGCCAAGGCCTGGTACAAGCTGCTGCACCGCGACATGGGGCCGGTGTCGCGGTACCTGGGCCCGTGGATCCCCGAACCGCAGCTGTGGCAGGACCCGGTTCCCGCGGTGGAGGGCGAGCTGATCGGCGAGTCCGAGATCGCGTCGCTGAAGGCGAAGGTGCTCGACGCCGGCCTGTCGGTGCCGCAGTTGGTCAAGACGGCGTGGGCGTCGGCGGCCAGCTTCCGCAGCACCGACAAGCGCGGTGGTGCCAACGGCGCCCGGCTGCGCCTGGAGCCCCAACGCAACTGGGAGGTCAACGAGCCGGCCGAGCTCGACAAGGTGTTGCCGGTGCTGGAGAAGATCCAGCAGGACTTCAACGGCTCGAGCGCGAAGAAGGTGTCCCTGGCCGACCTCATCGTGCTGGCCGGTTCCGCCGCGGTCGAAAAGGCCGCCAAGGACGCCGGTTTCGAGATCGACGTGCACTTCGCGCCCGGTCGCACGGACGCGACGCAGGAAACCACGGATGTCGATTCGTTCGCGGTGCTCGAGCCGCGCGCCGACGGCTTCCGCAACTACGTGCGCCCGGGGGAGAAGGCCCAGCTCGAGGAGTTGCTGCTGGACCGCGCCTACATGCTCGACGTGACCGCCCCGGAGTTGACCGTGCTGATCGGCGGCATGCGCGCGCTGGGCGCCAATCACGGCGGCACGAAACACGGCGTGTTCACCGACAAGCCGGGTGTGCTCACCAACGACTTCTTCGTCAACCTGCTCGACATGGGCACGGAGTGGAAGGTCTCGGAGACGACGGAGAACGTCTACGACGGTGTCGACCGCGCCACCGGGACGAAGAAGTGGACCGCGACCGTCAACGACCTGGTCTTCGGTTCGCATTCCATCCTGCGCGCGCTGGCCGAGGTCTACGCCCAGGATGACAACCAGGGCAAGTTCGTCGAGGACTTCGTCGCTGCCTGGGTGAAGGTGATGAACAACGACAGGTTCGATCTGCGCTGA